Proteins found in one Hypericibacter terrae genomic segment:
- the asnB gene encoding asparagine synthase (glutamine-hydrolyzing), with the protein MCGIFGAVTSPSVAVHVEAGLAALRHRGPDSEGVAREDLRGKQVVLGHTRLAILDLSPAGHQPMASRDGRWLLSYNGEAYNHQALRRDLAGNFRGHSDTETLVEFLAARGLEATLTRLDGMFAFAALDRAKGKLHLVRDAFGIKPVYYTMLPQGGIAFASEARALMVLTGTAPEADEDALQCFLTLRFVPSPRTLWRGIQRLPAGHRLSFDLATGETELARYIEPVAERYAGNRADAVERYHEVLGEAVDRQLLSDVPVGILLSGGIDSALVAALAKEKGRVLPCYTVGFGAGHKECEIEDARGTAAALDLPFVAVNVAPEDLMATLDQVIDSLEEPIVSTSALAIWHLIGRMRQDVTVALSGQGSDEPWGGYTRYQNEVLRRLLPAPAMAGWVGRAMGGYGKLPEAVQRALRSLPIESPAERFREAYALFTAGQRQALTGRADDGKALGDIGYWLDWSRGTGREPVETMMSVDARTCLPDDWLLYTDKISMAYALEVRVPILDLEVVRFVESLPRAFRLAPGRRKIVHKMMARRFLPAEIVNRKKKGFPIPFGAWSRDALRSRVESTLLEILPRTGLFDRAAIEALWRQHLSQSQPLDRQIYALFILGCWFERFQAGRHRGSAASLASAA; encoded by the coding sequence ATGTGCGGAATCTTCGGTGCGGTCACTTCGCCCTCGGTCGCGGTCCATGTGGAAGCGGGCTTGGCGGCCTTGCGTCATCGCGGTCCCGACAGCGAAGGCGTCGCCCGCGAGGATCTGCGTGGCAAGCAGGTGGTGTTGGGTCATACCCGGCTCGCGATCCTCGACCTCAGCCCCGCCGGCCATCAGCCGATGGCCAGCCGCGACGGGCGCTGGTTGCTCTCCTATAATGGTGAGGCCTATAACCATCAGGCGCTGCGCCGGGATCTGGCCGGGAATTTCCGCGGCCATTCGGACACGGAGACCCTGGTCGAGTTCCTCGCGGCCCGAGGCCTCGAGGCGACCTTGACGCGTCTGGACGGCATGTTCGCCTTCGCGGCGCTCGATCGCGCCAAGGGCAAGCTGCATCTGGTCCGCGACGCCTTCGGCATCAAGCCGGTCTATTACACGATGCTGCCCCAAGGCGGGATCGCCTTCGCCTCGGAGGCGAGGGCGCTGATGGTGCTGACAGGCACGGCGCCCGAGGCCGATGAAGATGCGCTGCAATGCTTCCTGACGCTGCGCTTCGTGCCCTCGCCGCGCACGCTCTGGCGCGGGATCCAGCGTCTGCCCGCCGGCCACCGCCTCAGCTTCGATCTGGCGACGGGCGAGACCGAGCTCGCGCGCTATATCGAGCCGGTGGCGGAGCGCTATGCGGGCAATCGCGCCGATGCGGTCGAGCGCTATCACGAGGTGCTGGGCGAGGCCGTGGACCGCCAGCTCCTGTCGGACGTGCCGGTCGGGATTCTGCTGTCGGGCGGGATCGATTCGGCGCTGGTTGCGGCCCTGGCCAAGGAGAAGGGGCGCGTGCTGCCTTGCTACACGGTGGGCTTCGGCGCCGGGCATAAGGAATGCGAGATCGAGGATGCGCGCGGGACCGCGGCGGCGCTGGATCTGCCCTTCGTCGCCGTCAATGTCGCGCCGGAGGATCTGATGGCGACGCTCGACCAGGTGATCGACAGCCTGGAGGAGCCGATCGTCTCCACCTCGGCGCTGGCGATCTGGCATCTGATTGGCCGCATGCGCCAGGACGTGACCGTGGCCTTGAGCGGCCAGGGCAGCGACGAACCCTGGGGCGGCTATACCCGCTATCAGAACGAGGTGCTGCGCCGCCTGCTGCCGGCGCCCGCGATGGCCGGCTGGGTCGGGCGCGCGATGGGCGGCTACGGCAAACTGCCGGAAGCGGTGCAGCGCGCATTGCGCAGCCTGCCGATCGAATCGCCGGCCGAACGCTTCCGCGAGGCCTATGCGCTCTTCACCGCGGGCCAGCGCCAGGCTCTCACGGGTCGCGCCGACGACGGCAAGGCGCTGGGTGATATCGGCTATTGGCTCGACTGGAGCCGGGGCACCGGCCGCGAGCCGGTCGAGACCATGATGAGCGTCGATGCGCGGACCTGCCTGCCGGACGATTGGCTGCTCTATACCGACAAGATCTCCATGGCCTACGCGCTGGAGGTCCGGGTGCCGATCCTCGATCTCGAGGTGGTGCGCTTCGTCGAATCCCTGCCGCGTGCTTTCCGGCTGGCGCCGGGCCGGCGCAAGATCGTCCATAAGATGATGGCGCGCCGCTTTCTGCCGGCCGAAATCGTCAATCGCAAGAAGAAGGGTTTCCCGATCCCCTTCGGCGCCTGGTCGCGCGACGCTTTGCGCTCTCGCGTCGAATCCACCCTGCTCGAGATCCTGCCGCGGACGGGGTTGTTCGATCGGGCCGCCATCGAAGCGCTCTGGCGCCAGCATCTGTCCCAGTCGCAGCCGCTCGACCGGCAGATCTACGCGCTCTTCATCCTGGGCTGCTGGTTCGAGCGCTTCCAGGCGGGCCGGCATCGCGGA